One region of Natronobacterium texcoconense genomic DNA includes:
- a CDS encoding BGTF surface domain-containing protein — translation MTSEPSYREKGRAVFLAAIMIVSVVAMSAAFAGSAAATPDGNVVIDDIDAPATVDVDDQGTVTVEIDNTEDAAHDVYAHIEIGGETVEADDGVEYDGSGAAEVALAAEGDDSITYTDVIDEDSPGDVNIDVELWETAGDDGSDFDTDSETVTVEDPDAFDEEQAYDDAGPVWIDEAGDNAYIGQEITIMSEEFADDEGPDNDDVSAVILYEGPASLSGDDRTHEASIEIQEDDDHPHPYGTFETDELEPGEAYHFHVDEDEDTYDFHGDEFWTAEEDLAVDFGVNTVPQDDDADIEFATDRDDMFVNVTSEDFDGDDLEEYVIDEGDFTNVEAYDDDALTLEGVDDGDALELEFEDVEPDVYEFEFESTDSLAWDNATIEVTDEDTAVHFGEDPIGQQGDMVEIVIEPDHTETGVVQVGDYDEENYQSTVEFDIDTPDADEIGLLFDTNDPHDPWTKPEEYQDEYDLTIENDPEDDTFVGWEEDDDNYVLGIYDYEMTAGTEYEEDADDTPDGYVGAVDSEHETDTTFLSVTEPETISDMVLERAPHDTGFDDAEDLEEAYEDDLLTDGTEAAYGDELVLTLEDFGMSGLIEGSADSEDVFEDTAGINITIEEEDPGPNQDAAWWTTYEGVENLDDYEASADEGDVEGIELSNVISDIEEYDDDLVLVIDYDDYDMPGDRSSETSGLDYGEYDLTFEATDDSIFVDDDEDAIEFETNFELEEPEVDLLPENDEVPNSDSAEVTGITNVAPGNDIDTDANSPGNFTDAADAVVQDDGTFTAVYDFSEYDAGTPFEIEAETDENAYDDHEGDNGDDMDSILVDAGDPLISLNADAPGEVEPGDAAALDVTVSNDGGASDDVDITVTIDGEDEEDTTVTLDADGDTWSESFDFDTAEEGDINWDVTAGDNSDSGTLTVAEEEEVVDDDDDETDDDETDDDEDGTPGFGVAVAVVALLAAAMLALRRQD, via the coding sequence ATGACAAGCGAACCTTCATATCGCGAAAAGGGACGTGCAGTGTTCCTGGCAGCGATTATGATCGTCTCTGTCGTTGCGATGTCCGCAGCATTTGCGGGCAGCGCGGCAGCGACGCCAGACGGAAACGTTGTAATTGACGATATCGACGCGCCGGCGACGGTTGATGTCGATGACCAAGGTACTGTTACGGTAGAAATCGATAACACTGAAGACGCCGCGCACGATGTCTACGCGCATATCGAGATCGGCGGTGAAACCGTCGAGGCAGACGACGGAGTAGAGTACGACGGCTCTGGCGCGGCAGAAGTCGCCCTCGCTGCGGAAGGTGACGACTCGATCACCTACACTGACGTCATCGACGAGGACTCTCCAGGTGACGTCAACATCGACGTCGAACTTTGGGAAACCGCCGGTGACGATGGGTCTGACTTCGACACTGACTCCGAAACTGTCACCGTCGAAGACCCTGACGCATTCGACGAAGAGCAGGCATACGACGATGCTGGACCGGTCTGGATCGATGAAGCTGGCGACAACGCGTACATCGGACAGGAAATCACCATCATGTCCGAAGAGTTCGCAGATGACGAAGGACCTGACAATGATGACGTGAGTGCTGTCATCCTCTACGAAGGGCCGGCAAGCCTCTCTGGAGACGACCGCACCCACGAAGCATCGATCGAAATTCAGGAAGATGATGACCATCCCCACCCATACGGTACGTTCGAAACTGACGAACTCGAGCCAGGCGAAGCGTACCACTTCCACGTAGACGAGGACGAAGACACGTACGACTTCCACGGCGATGAGTTCTGGACTGCCGAGGAAGACCTCGCTGTTGACTTCGGCGTCAACACCGTCCCACAGGATGACGACGCCGACATCGAGTTCGCGACCGACCGTGACGACATGTTCGTCAACGTCACCAGCGAAGACTTCGATGGTGACGATCTCGAAGAGTACGTCATCGACGAAGGTGACTTCACCAACGTTGAGGCCTACGATGACGACGCCCTGACGCTCGAGGGTGTCGACGATGGTGACGCACTCGAACTCGAATTCGAAGACGTCGAACCTGACGTCTACGAATTCGAATTCGAGAGCACCGACTCGCTCGCATGGGACAACGCCACGATCGAAGTCACCGACGAGGACACCGCTGTCCACTTCGGTGAGGACCCGATCGGCCAGCAGGGTGACATGGTCGAGATCGTGATCGAACCCGACCACACCGAAACAGGTGTGGTTCAGGTTGGTGACTACGACGAAGAGAACTACCAGTCGACCGTCGAGTTCGACATCGACACCCCTGACGCCGACGAAATCGGACTCCTGTTCGACACGAACGATCCACACGACCCGTGGACCAAACCTGAGGAGTACCAAGACGAGTACGACCTCACAATCGAGAACGACCCCGAAGACGACACCTTCGTCGGCTGGGAAGAGGACGACGATAACTACGTCCTCGGTATCTACGACTACGAGATGACCGCCGGCACCGAGTACGAAGAAGATGCTGACGATACCCCTGATGGGTACGTTGGTGCCGTCGACAGCGAACACGAAACCGACACCACGTTCCTCTCCGTGACCGAGCCCGAAACGATCTCGGACATGGTGCTCGAACGTGCGCCGCACGACACCGGCTTCGACGACGCCGAGGACCTCGAGGAAGCCTACGAGGACGACCTCCTGACGGACGGTACGGAAGCCGCCTACGGTGACGAACTCGTCCTGACCCTCGAAGACTTCGGCATGTCCGGTCTCATCGAAGGCTCCGCCGACAGCGAAGATGTCTTCGAGGACACCGCCGGCATTAACATCACCATCGAAGAAGAAGACCCTGGTCCGAACCAGGACGCAGCATGGTGGACGACCTACGAGGGCGTTGAAAACCTCGACGATTACGAAGCCAGCGCAGACGAAGGTGACGTCGAGGGCATCGAACTGTCCAACGTCATCAGCGACATCGAGGAATACGATGACGACCTCGTGCTCGTGATCGATTACGACGACTACGACATGCCCGGCGACCGCAGCAGCGAAACCAGCGGTCTCGACTACGGTGAATACGATCTCACCTTCGAGGCAACTGACGACAGCATCTTCGTCGACGACGACGAGGACGCCATCGAATTCGAAACGAACTTCGAGCTCGAGGAGCCTGAAGTTGACCTGCTCCCCGAGAACGATGAAGTGCCAAACTCCGATAGTGCCGAAGTGACTGGCATCACCAACGTCGCGCCCGGTAACGACATCGACACCGACGCGAACTCGCCTGGTAACTTCACGGACGCCGCAGACGCTGTCGTCCAGGATGACGGCACCTTCACGGCTGTCTACGACTTCAGCGAGTACGACGCTGGCACGCCGTTCGAAATCGAAGCTGAAACCGACGAAAACGCCTACGACGACCACGAAGGCGACAACGGCGACGACATGGACTCCATCCTTGTCGACGCTGGCGACCCGCTGATCAGTCTCAACGCTGACGCACCCGGTGAAGTCGAGCCTGGCGACGCTGCCGCGCTCGACGTGACCGTTAGCAACGACGGCGGCGCGTCCGACGACGTCGACATCACCGTCACGATCGACGGTGAGGACGAAGAGGACACGACCGTCACCCTCGACGCTGACGGAGACACCTGGAGCGAGAGCTTCGACTTCGACACCGCCGAGGAAGGCGACATCAACTGGGACGTCACTGCCGGAGACAACTCCGACAGCGGCACCCTGACCGTCGCCGAAGAAGAGGAAGTCGTCGACGATGACGACGACGAAACTGACGACGACGAAACTGACGACGACGAAGACGGAACGCCCGGCTTCGGAGTCGCTGTCGCCGTCGTCGCCCTGCTCGCAGCCGCGATGCTGGCGCTGCGCCGACAGGACTAA
- a CDS encoding BGTF surface domain-containing protein, with protein MFLAAIMIVSVFAMSAAFAGTAVAEDPEGETLDQAYDAAGPTWTDGDVETVYIGQEITIEDESLASESSVILYEGPASLDDPERAASIQIHHDQEEDRHWGEFETADLEPGEAYHFVAGDSEFDEKEFWTAEEELDVEFEVNTVTQDDTVDLEFDSERDVQHLNVTSEEFDGGELDDLFNYTDEWQNDYTDDVLTLENVSAGEDIEVDFDDIEPGDYEFEFETTDSLAWDNATIEVVDDDASVDFADDIGGERGDVIDITLDLEHVQTGAVQIGDFDEDNFQAAAHFDVDDYSADEITLRFDTYAPNDGEDSWSVHPDDADEYDAEILEGYTAINFEEGEPLGVHDYEIIAGTSYDEGDAETHAGVEEDSETDTSFFSVFEPEPVSNVDFEIAPAGTDLGDYDEYDEAYMTSSSEVAYHDELVVTIEDFGLSGAVDGMTTDDVGEMLEEAGMEITVEEQDPGPNVDPKVWSTAAEGDEAIDVSAVYTDLEYYDGDLVATLDYTEADEFDVGGYDLTLEISEDSMFADDEDEEIEIESSFEVVEPELDLHPDNDEIPNSDEAEVIGTTTVAPGSDISTGASSAGNFTDGADAVVDDDRTFTAVYDFSDYEAGIEFDLEAEHDDSSEFGEFAGDLEDDMSSVLVDAEDPLINLNADAPDEVEPGEDAALDVTVSNDGGAADDVDVVVTLDGEELTDETITLDAGDTWSESFDFDTAEEGDIDWDVTAGDESDSGTLTVAEEEEEPEPEPEPEDDDDDDDGDEDGTPGFGVAVAVVALLAAAMLALRRQD; from the coding sequence GTGTTCCTTGCAGCGATCATGATCGTCTCTGTCTTCGCGATGTCCGCAGCGTTTGCGGGCACCGCGGTGGCAGAGGACCCCGAAGGAGAAACGCTCGACCAAGCATACGACGCTGCTGGCCCAACGTGGACGGACGGTGACGTCGAGACCGTCTACATCGGCCAGGAAATCACGATCGAAGACGAGAGCCTCGCCAGTGAAAGCTCCGTCATCCTGTACGAAGGCCCCGCCTCGCTCGACGATCCGGAGCGAGCAGCCTCGATCCAGATCCACCACGATCAGGAAGAGGACCGACACTGGGGCGAGTTCGAAACTGCCGACCTCGAGCCGGGCGAAGCGTACCACTTCGTCGCTGGCGACTCGGAGTTCGACGAGAAGGAGTTCTGGACGGCTGAAGAAGAACTCGACGTCGAGTTCGAGGTCAACACCGTCACTCAGGACGACACCGTCGACCTGGAGTTCGACTCCGAGCGCGACGTCCAGCACCTCAACGTCACCAGTGAGGAGTTCGACGGTGGCGAACTCGACGATCTGTTCAACTACACGGACGAGTGGCAGAACGACTACACTGACGACGTCCTGACGCTCGAGAACGTCTCGGCGGGCGAAGACATCGAGGTTGACTTCGACGACATCGAACCCGGTGACTACGAGTTCGAGTTCGAGACGACTGACTCGCTCGCGTGGGACAACGCCACGATCGAGGTTGTCGACGACGACGCATCCGTCGACTTCGCCGACGACATCGGTGGCGAGCGCGGTGACGTGATCGACATCACGCTCGACCTCGAGCACGTCCAGACCGGTGCCGTCCAGATTGGTGACTTCGACGAGGACAACTTCCAGGCTGCCGCCCACTTCGACGTCGACGACTACAGCGCAGACGAGATCACGCTGCGGTTCGACACGTACGCGCCGAACGACGGCGAGGACTCCTGGTCCGTCCACCCCGACGACGCAGACGAATACGACGCCGAGATCCTCGAGGGCTACACGGCCATCAACTTCGAAGAGGGTGAGCCGCTTGGCGTCCACGACTACGAGATTATCGCCGGTACGTCGTACGACGAAGGCGACGCTGAAACGCACGCAGGTGTCGAGGAAGACTCCGAGACCGACACGTCGTTCTTCAGCGTCTTCGAACCGGAACCGGTCAGTAACGTCGACTTCGAGATCGCTCCGGCCGGGACCGACCTCGGCGACTACGACGAGTACGACGAGGCGTACATGACGTCTTCGTCCGAAGTCGCCTACCACGACGAGCTCGTGGTCACCATCGAGGACTTCGGTCTCTCCGGTGCCGTCGACGGCATGACCACCGACGACGTCGGCGAGATGCTCGAAGAAGCGGGTATGGAGATCACCGTCGAAGAGCAAGACCCTGGTCCGAACGTCGATCCGAAGGTCTGGTCGACTGCAGCCGAGGGTGACGAGGCGATCGACGTGAGCGCCGTCTACACCGACCTCGAGTACTACGACGGCGACCTCGTCGCGACCCTCGACTACACCGAGGCCGACGAGTTCGACGTCGGTGGCTACGACCTGACGCTCGAGATCAGCGAGGACAGCATGTTCGCGGACGACGAGGACGAAGAGATCGAAATCGAATCTAGCTTCGAAGTCGTCGAACCCGAACTCGACCTCCACCCCGACAACGATGAGATTCCGAACAGCGACGAGGCTGAAGTGATCGGTACGACTACCGTCGCGCCTGGTAGCGATATCAGCACGGGTGCGTCCTCCGCTGGTAACTTCACCGACGGTGCTGACGCAGTCGTCGACGACGACCGTACCTTCACGGCCGTCTACGACTTCAGCGACTACGAAGCTGGTATCGAGTTCGACCTCGAGGCCGAGCACGACGACAGTTCGGAGTTCGGTGAGTTCGCAGGTGACCTCGAGGACGACATGAGTTCCGTTCTCGTCGATGCCGAGGACCCGCTGATCAACCTCAACGCTGACGCACCTGATGAAGTCGAGCCCGGTGAGGACGCTGCGCTCGACGTGACCGTCAGCAACGACGGCGGTGCTGCCGACGACGTCGATGTCGTCGTCACGCTCGACGGTGAGGAGCTCACGGACGAGACGATCACCCTCGACGCCGGTGACACCTGGAGCGAGAGCTTCGACTTCGACACCGCCGAGGAAGGCGACATCGACTGGGACGTCACTGCCGGAGACGAATCCGACAGCGGTACCCTGACCGTCGCCGAAGAAGAGGAAGAGCCGGAACCGGAACCGGAACCGGAAGACGATGACGACGACGATGACGGTGACGAAGACGGAACGCCCGGCTTCGGTGTCGCTGTCGCTGTCGTCGCCCTGCTCGCAGCCGCGATGCTGGCGCTGCGCCGACAGGACTAA
- a CDS encoding oligosaccharyl transferase, archaeosortase A system-associated, whose product MSTETERVEEDTETSFLETWEDWYHIPVIGAVMLFMFWVRTQSYDRFVTEDGTPALAGVDSWYHWRTVQWTAENYPYTMPYEVWTSFPTGRYVGQFGTLFDQIIVTVAMIVGLGDPSTETLYMVSLFAVPAMAALVAIPVFYIGRRLGGTIGGIVSVVILALVPGQFLTRTTAGQLQHHVAEVLFMAIAVLAMMVALRVAERDQPIYELVVDRDWETLREPTIYSVLAGVSLALYIWVWPPGIVLIGILAVFFTVQLCLDYVRNVSPDHVAYVGAVSLGVTALITALLIEEPGTSVTSFGYLQPVSAALVATGCVFMAWFARQWNTYDVDRRYYPAAIGALILGAFAAMAVVLPDFYSTFVGNLTSRLLPLDPGTGAQTISEAQPPDNFGAHVFQEFGATFYTMLAGLALLVARPFFGREYRTEHTLIIVWSLFLVSMAATQIRFAYYLALGVAVVNAVFVADVVRFFDFDFDVSGGIDSLRQVETYQIIVLVMVVLLLFAPLLPPVAASGATAMDRGAAAEPHHEAMSWEDSNNWLQENTPEPGNWGDAEYADELELYGTYDHPEDGNYDYPEGTYGVISWWDYGHLITTQAERIPHSNPFQSGATSSSAFLTAEDEERSELILDAIAEGESPSNESNEELEAMIGDGDSGEEIRYVMVDDSMVGGKFNAIATWTDPGPDHYTTPPDFEPTDQIPRDEVPQQLDGMPYYNTTVAQLYFDDASGMENYRLVHESDDQTLFVSYAIVNAETGNVLVDDGTPQVVLNQDFAQAQSSFNFYDRHPQLDYEIFDDRIGSEVKTYERVEGATLTGSIDDPNVTDDATVTATAELDTGVDRDETEDAVYEQEVELEADGSFELTVPYATNDELGVEDGYTDSAVETIDDYEIVVESAGETYETQQEVPETAVVEGETLEVDFGELDGEN is encoded by the coding sequence ATGAGTACCGAGACCGAACGCGTCGAGGAGGACACGGAGACGTCCTTCCTCGAGACGTGGGAAGACTGGTATCACATCCCCGTTATCGGGGCCGTGATGCTGTTTATGTTCTGGGTGCGAACCCAGTCGTACGACAGGTTCGTTACCGAGGATGGAACGCCCGCTCTAGCTGGAGTCGACTCGTGGTACCACTGGCGTACTGTCCAGTGGACCGCCGAAAACTACCCGTACACGATGCCCTACGAGGTCTGGACGAGTTTCCCGACGGGCCGATACGTCGGCCAGTTCGGGACCCTGTTCGACCAGATCATCGTGACGGTCGCGATGATCGTCGGTCTCGGCGATCCGTCGACCGAGACGCTGTATATGGTCTCGCTGTTCGCTGTCCCGGCGATGGCTGCCCTCGTCGCGATCCCCGTCTTCTACATCGGACGGCGGCTCGGCGGGACGATCGGCGGAATCGTTTCGGTCGTTATCCTCGCGCTCGTGCCTGGACAGTTCCTCACGCGGACGACGGCAGGTCAGCTGCAACACCACGTCGCCGAAGTTCTGTTCATGGCGATCGCCGTGCTCGCGATGATGGTCGCGCTTCGCGTCGCCGAACGTGACCAGCCGATCTACGAACTCGTGGTCGACCGCGACTGGGAGACGCTCCGGGAGCCAACGATCTACAGCGTTCTCGCCGGGGTTTCCCTCGCTCTCTACATCTGGGTCTGGCCGCCCGGTATCGTCCTGATCGGTATCCTTGCAGTGTTCTTTACCGTCCAGCTCTGTCTCGACTACGTCCGGAACGTGTCGCCGGACCACGTCGCGTACGTCGGAGCCGTGAGTCTCGGCGTGACGGCCCTCATCACGGCGCTTCTCATCGAGGAGCCAGGAACCAGCGTGACGAGTTTCGGCTATCTGCAGCCCGTCAGTGCGGCCCTCGTCGCAACCGGCTGTGTGTTCATGGCCTGGTTCGCGCGCCAGTGGAATACGTACGACGTCGATCGTCGATACTACCCTGCAGCGATCGGCGCGCTGATCCTCGGCGCGTTCGCTGCCATGGCAGTCGTCCTTCCCGACTTCTACAGTACGTTCGTCGGGAATCTCACGAGTCGACTGCTCCCGCTCGATCCAGGGACTGGTGCACAGACTATTTCGGAGGCCCAGCCACCGGATAACTTCGGCGCACACGTCTTCCAGGAGTTCGGTGCGACCTTCTACACGATGCTGGCCGGCCTCGCCCTGCTCGTTGCCCGTCCCTTCTTCGGACGTGAGTATCGCACCGAGCATACGCTCATCATCGTTTGGTCGCTGTTCCTGGTGAGTATGGCGGCGACCCAGATCCGGTTTGCGTACTATCTCGCGCTGGGTGTGGCGGTCGTCAACGCGGTCTTCGTCGCGGATGTCGTTCGATTCTTTGACTTCGACTTCGACGTCAGTGGCGGCATCGACTCCCTGCGGCAGGTCGAAACGTACCAGATTATCGTCCTGGTAATGGTCGTCCTGTTGTTGTTCGCACCACTCCTGCCGCCGGTCGCTGCCTCGGGTGCAACTGCGATGGACCGTGGCGCGGCGGCAGAGCCCCATCACGAGGCCATGTCCTGGGAAGACTCGAACAACTGGCTCCAGGAGAATACCCCCGAACCCGGTAACTGGGGTGACGCGGAGTACGCCGACGAGCTCGAGCTCTACGGCACCTACGACCATCCCGAGGACGGGAACTATGACTATCCCGAAGGTACCTACGGCGTCATCTCCTGGTGGGACTACGGCCACCTGATCACGACCCAGGCCGAACGGATTCCACACTCGAACCCGTTCCAGTCCGGAGCGACGTCGTCCTCGGCGTTCCTGACCGCCGAGGACGAAGAACGGTCCGAACTGATCCTCGACGCGATCGCCGAAGGCGAATCGCCGAGTAACGAGTCCAACGAGGAACTCGAGGCGATGATCGGTGACGGCGACTCCGGCGAGGAGATCCGGTACGTGATGGTCGACGATTCGATGGTCGGTGGCAAATTCAATGCGATCGCCACGTGGACCGATCCCGGACCGGACCACTACACCACGCCGCCGGACTTCGAGCCGACAGACCAGATTCCGCGTGACGAGGTCCCACAGCAACTCGACGGTATGCCGTACTACAACACGACCGTCGCACAGCTGTACTTCGACGACGCGTCGGGCATGGAGAACTACCGGCTCGTCCACGAGAGCGACGACCAGACGTTGTTCGTCAGTTACGCGATCGTCAACGCGGAGACCGGCAACGTTCTGGTCGACGACGGCACCCCGCAGGTGGTCCTCAACCAGGACTTCGCACAGGCACAGTCGAGTTTCAACTTCTACGACCGGCATCCGCAACTCGACTACGAGATCTTCGACGACCGGATCGGCTCCGAGGTGAAGACCTACGAGCGCGTCGAAGGCGCGACGCTAACTGGATCGATCGACGATCCGAACGTTACCGACGACGCGACGGTCACCGCCACTGCCGAACTCGATACCGGCGTCGACCGCGACGAGACCGAAGACGCGGTCTACGAGCAGGAAGTCGAACTCGAGGCCGACGGCAGCTTCGAACTGACGGTGCCGTACGCGACCAACGACGAACTCGGCGTCGAGGACGGCTACACCGACAGTGCCGTCGAGACGATCGACGACTACGAGATCGTCGTCGAGTCGGCAGGCGAAACGTACGAGACACAGCAGGAGGTCCCCGAGACGGCAGTTGTCGAAGGTGAGACGCTCGAAGTCGACTTCGGAGAGCTCGACGGCGAAAACTGA
- the aglG gene encoding glucosyl-dolichyl phosphate glucuronosyltransferase, with product MKISVVVCTYAMDRYDVFSECVDSVLAQTYESLEVVLVVDGNEDVFERVQDDYGDLEDVVLHCNDENQGISYSRTRGAEIATGDVVAFIDDDAVAEPDWVEELARVYEETDAIAVGGHVAPDWVTEKPDFFPEEFYWLVGCDERGFGEHMEELRNTYGSNISYRRDVFLNVGGYDENTGRKGDRHIQAHEAPVCIRINNQYGKGVIYNTDAVVHHKLFDYRGDFQWLVSRSFWQGYSKRIMDLLLPEASGDKNEYLKQLLLEFVPDRLWKLLRRPSAAKAKQLVTIFVFTAAVGFGYLYGLISVDQSELVTERDAPVET from the coding sequence ATGAAGATTTCCGTCGTCGTGTGCACGTACGCGATGGATCGGTACGACGTCTTCTCGGAGTGTGTCGACAGCGTCCTCGCACAGACCTACGAGTCACTCGAGGTCGTCCTCGTCGTCGACGGCAACGAGGACGTGTTCGAGCGAGTCCAGGACGATTACGGCGACCTCGAGGACGTCGTCCTCCACTGCAACGACGAGAACCAGGGTATCTCGTACAGTCGGACTCGAGGTGCCGAGATCGCGACCGGCGACGTCGTGGCGTTCATCGACGACGACGCCGTCGCCGAACCGGACTGGGTAGAAGAACTCGCACGAGTGTACGAGGAGACCGACGCGATCGCGGTCGGCGGCCATGTCGCCCCCGACTGGGTGACCGAGAAGCCGGACTTCTTTCCCGAGGAGTTCTACTGGCTCGTCGGCTGTGACGAACGCGGCTTCGGCGAGCACATGGAGGAGTTGCGAAACACCTACGGCTCGAACATCTCCTACCGGCGCGACGTCTTCCTGAACGTCGGCGGCTACGACGAGAACACGGGTCGCAAGGGCGACCGTCACATCCAGGCTCACGAGGCACCCGTCTGCATCCGGATCAACAACCAGTACGGCAAGGGCGTGATCTACAACACCGACGCCGTCGTCCATCACAAACTCTTCGACTACAGAGGCGACTTCCAGTGGCTCGTGAGTCGATCGTTCTGGCAGGGCTACTCGAAGCGGATCATGGACTTGCTGTTACCGGAAGCGTCGGGCGACAAAAACGAATATCTGAAACAGTTGTTACTCGAGTTCGTTCCGGATCGACTGTGGAAGCTCCTGCGGCGGCCGTCGGCGGCGAAGGCGAAACAGCTCGTGACGATCTTCGTCTTCACCGCGGCAGTCGGGTTCGGCTATCTTTACGGGCTGATCAGTGTCGACCAGTCGGAGCTGGTTACCGAACGCGACGCGCCAGTCGAAACCTGA
- a CDS encoding glycosyltransferase, whose protein sequence is MTTERSSAVSIVVPVYNDPDGITTTLESLLTQTIDDYRIVVVDNDSTDRTPAVVRSYDDDRITLCHESEIQSSYAARNTGIRNTSSDLLAFVDADMTVPEDWLESVLETVHATDADYVGCNVELTLSDEPTLAARYDHHTGFPVQQYLERQQFAPTCCLFVRREVFEDVGVFDHRLESGGDKEFGNRVHEAGYGLHYASDVTMFHPTRNSIAELVKKDRRVGRGLCQLQRHHPDRYGTPGIPPRPSGIKRPDRDLPRKDRLAFGVLSRFLTGVRGFGYYQEYATGERHDGLEGGLPELE, encoded by the coding sequence ATGACGACCGAACGAAGCTCAGCAGTCTCGATCGTCGTTCCCGTCTACAACGATCCCGACGGTATCACAACGACTCTCGAGTCGCTGCTCACTCAAACCATCGACGACTACCGGATCGTCGTCGTCGACAACGATTCCACCGACCGAACCCCAGCGGTCGTGCGCAGTTACGACGACGACCGGATCACGCTCTGCCACGAATCCGAGATCCAGTCTTCCTACGCTGCCCGCAACACCGGCATCCGCAACACCTCGAGCGACCTCCTTGCGTTCGTCGACGCGGACATGACCGTCCCAGAGGACTGGCTCGAGTCGGTTCTCGAGACAGTTCACGCCACGGACGCCGACTACGTGGGCTGTAACGTCGAACTCACGCTTTCCGACGAACCCACGCTCGCGGCCCGGTACGATCACCACACCGGGTTTCCCGTCCAACAGTATCTCGAGCGCCAGCAGTTCGCCCCGACTTGCTGTCTGTTCGTTCGTCGCGAGGTCTTCGAGGACGTGGGAGTGTTCGATCATCGCCTCGAGTCCGGCGGCGACAAGGAGTTTGGTAACCGGGTTCACGAGGCAGGGTACGGCCTTCACTACGCCAGCGACGTCACGATGTTCCACCCGACACGTAACTCGATCGCCGAACTCGTGAAGAAGGATCGCCGCGTCGGCCGTGGTCTCTGTCAGCTCCAGCGCCACCATCCCGATCGGTACGGTACGCCCGGAATTCCACCGCGTCCGAGCGGGATCAAACGTCCCGACCGGGACCTCCCCCGAAAAGATCGACTCGCCTTCGGTGTACTCTCGCGGTTTCTCACCGGCGTTCGCGGATTCGGGTACTATCAGGAGTACGCCACCGGCGAGCGCCACGACGGTCTCGAGGGCGGACTTCCGGAACTCGAGTAA